In Acipenser ruthenus chromosome 6, fAciRut3.2 maternal haplotype, whole genome shotgun sequence, the following proteins share a genomic window:
- the LOC117411451 gene encoding adenosine receptor A2a-like yields the protein MDCDIGQHLTQKMNGSKNSSILETLPADQVVRLNIPYVATELVIAALSTVGNILVCVAVMKNKRLQTVTNYFLVSLAIADICVGALAIPCAIMTDLGIPRDNLYLCLLMLSVLIMLTQSSIFSLLAVALERYIAIFLPFHYQTIMTPRNAIIIILVTWILAFLIGLVPLMGWHKTPPASGYCFFVFVVDMTYMVYFNFFACVLTPLIIMFLIYAQIFIAVKHQIRRMAANNIQSNVQNKQADSIKKEMKTATSLFLVLFLFTICWIPLHIINCFILLCPHCSIPLPLLLTAIILSHINSAVNPILYAYKMRSFRRTFKAIFLCCSNVVEPEDVAEEH from the coding sequence ATGGACTGCGATATCGGTCAGCACCTAACCCAGAAAATGAATGGTTCTAAAAACAGCAGCATTCTGGAAACTCTGCCTGCAGATCAAGTTGTTCGGCTCAACATCCCGTATGTTGCCACAGAACTTGTGATTGCTGCGCTATCCACAGTGGGCAACATACTTGTCTGTGTTGCAGTGatgaaaaacaaaagactacaaaCAGTCACCAACTACTTCTTGGTCTCACTGGCCATTGCTGACATCTGTGTGGGAGCCCTAGCCATCCCTTGCGCTATAATGACCGATTTGGGAATTCCCAGGGACAACCTGTACCTCTGTCTGCTAATGCTGTCGGTGCTCATCATGCTAACCCAAAGCTCAATTTTTAGCTTGCTTGCTGTAGCACTGGAGCGTTACATAGCAATCTTCCTCCCCTTCCATTATCAGACTATCATGACCCCCAGAAATGCCATAATCATTATCCTTGTCACCTGGATTTTAGCTTTCTTGATCGGACTGGTTCCTCTGATGGGGTGGCATAAAACCCCTCCCGCCTCAGGTTACTGTTTCTTTGTCTTTGTGGTCGATATGACGTACATGGTTTATTTTAACTTCTTTGCCTGCGTGCTGACCCCCCTCATCATCATGTTCCTCATCTATGCCCAGATCTTCATTGCTGTGAAGCATCAAATCAGGCGAATGGCAGCCAACAACATCCAGAGCAATGTGCAGAACAAGCAAGCAGACAGCATTAAGAAGGAGATGAAGACAGCCACCTCCCTCTTTCTGGTTCTCTTCCTATTCACCATCTGCTGGATTCCTCTACACATCATCAACTGCTTTATCCTGCTCTGCCCCCATTGCTCCATCCCACTACCGCTACTCCTAACGGCCATCATCCTGTCCCACATTAACTCTGCCGTTAACCCCATCCTCTACGCTTACAAGATGAGGTCTTTCCGGAGGACCTTCAAGGCCATTTTCCTGTGCTGCAGTAATGTGGTAGAGCCAGAGGATGTGGCTGAGGAACACTAG